The following are encoded in a window of Struthio camelus isolate bStrCam1 chromosome Z, bStrCam1.hap1, whole genome shotgun sequence genomic DNA:
- the LOC138064776 gene encoding acyl-coenzyme A thioesterase MBLAC2 has product MSALEWFAHKSLGGGIYWIQERFYESGNRANIWLVRGSQRDVVIDTGLGLRSLPDYLQAAGLLGPAAGAEAEAEAGGGGRRPLLAVATHVHFDHAGGLHQFEEVAVHSAEAGALLRGDNYEAVTWLSDSEVVRPPRPGWRARHFRVPPVRPTRILQEGDVISLGDRQLTVMHMPGHSRGSICLHDKDRKILFSGDVVYDGSMIDWLPYSRISDYVATCQRLIELVDRGLVEKVLPGHFNTFGAERLYRLASNYISQAGVCHRVSTCAMRSIASIALRITNSRAASS; this is encoded by the exons ATGTCGGCGCTGGAGTGGTTCGCGCACAAGTCGCTGGGCGGCGGGATCTACTGGATCCAGGAGCGCTTCTACGAGTCGGGCAACCGGGCCAACATCTGGCTGGTGCGGGGCTCGCAGCGCGACGTGGTCATCGACAccgggctggggctgcgcagccTCCCGGACTACCTGCAGGCGGCCGGGCTgctggggccggcggccggggccgaggcggaggcggaggcgggcggcgggggccggcggccgctgctGGCCGTGGCCACCCACGTGCACTTCGACCACGCGGGCGGGCTGCACCAGTTCGAGGAGGTGGCGGTGCACAGCGCCGAGGCGGGGGCGCTGCTCCGCGGCGACAACTACGAGGCCGTCACCTGGCTGTCGGACAGCGAGGTGgtgcggccgccgcggcccggctggcGCGCCCGCCACTTCCGCGTGCCGCCCGTGCGGCCCACCCGCATCCTGCAGGAGG GGGATGTGATCAGCCTTGGAGACCGACAGCTTACTGTCATGCACATGCCTGGTCATTCAAGAGGCAGTATTTGCTTACATGACAAAGACCGGAAGATTCTGTTCAGTGGAGATGTTGTGTACGATGGATCCATGATTGACTGGCTTCCCTACAGCAGAATAAGTGACTATGTTGCAACCTGCCAGCGTCTCATAGAGTTAGTGGACAGAGGTCTTGTGGAGAAGGTACTCCCCGGGCATTTTAACACCTTTGGAGCAGAAAGGCTGTATCGTTTAGCTTCCAACTACATTTCACAAGCTGGAGTTTGTCACAGAGTTTCCACTTGTGCCATGAGATCCATTGCAAGCATAGCACTTCGTATTACAAATTCTAGAGCCGCTTCTTCGTGA
- the LOC138064777 gene encoding DNA-directed RNA polymerase III subunit RPC7-like: MAGSGRGRGRAAFTFNIEAIGFAKGAALPEVVCKPPPLFPSTDNKPVPLKTGEDEDYMLALKQDLRGTMKKMPYFLAVEEDHEAIERYSKKYLEIEKEHAAWTPDWRRLPREMKPSKKTKKAGAKPKKAKSSEPKSNLDVLKKIEELEKKDEEEEKSEDEKDKTKDKEGEDDEEAEEPEEYDEEEHEEENDYISSYFEDGDDFGAGSDDNMDEATY, encoded by the exons ATGGCTGGATCAGGTAGAGGAAGAGGGCGTGCTGCGTTTACCTTCAACATTGAGGCTATTGGCTTTGCTAAAGGTGCAGCTCTACCTGAAGTAGTATGTAAGCCTCCACCGCTGTTTCCT AGTACAGACAATAAGCCAGTGCCTCTGAAAACAGGAGAAGATGAAGACTACATGTTGGCCTTAAAACAAGATCTTAGAGGAACTATGAaaaaaatgccttattttttgGCAGTAGAAGAAGATCACGAAG CAATTGAAAGATACAGTAAAAAGTACCTGGAGATTGAAAAGGAGCATGCAGCATGGACTCCAG ATTGGCGGAGACTCCCAAGAGAAATGAAGCCAAGCAAAAAGACCAAGAAAG CAggtgcaaaaccaaaaaaagcaaaaagctctGAGCCTAAAAGTAATCTGGATGTGTTGAAAAAAATTGAG GAGTTGGAAAAGAaggatgaggaagaagaaaaatctgaagatgagaaagacaaaacaaaagataaagaaggtgaagatgatgaagaagcagaagaacCAGAAGAATATGATGAAGAGGAGCATGAAGAG GAAAATGACTACATTTCTTCATACTTTGAGGATGGAGATGATTTTGGTGCTGGCAGTGATGACAATATGGATGAAGCAACATATTAG